From Flavobacterium arcticum, the proteins below share one genomic window:
- a CDS encoding NAD(P)H-hydrate dehydratase has protein sequence MKIFGASEVRKADEITIQNQQITSTDLMERAATQVYLWLKQEFPDKETLFHVFCGQGNNGGDGLVIARLLKQDNYNVMLNIVESAGKPSADFLINFERAKEVGITNNNKENDQYTKGKLVIIDAIFGIGLTREPDEAVKMIINQINNSSATVVAVDVPSGMFLDKKTEIAVQVDYVLTFQFPKLAFYLSDNYKYSKTIKILDIGLDKEFLDTTTSHYHLIDRAEALKRYKPLLPYAHKGTQGHVLIIGGSYGKIGAVCLSTKAALKTGCGLVTAYIPECGYEIMQSYFPEAMVLTDGEREIEKIDYDIKPNAISIGVGIGQNPKTQKALHNFLKKNTIPLVIDADALNMISGNKDWLTLIPQNTIVTPHPKELERLLGNWEDDFDKLEKLKSFSKKHNVIIVAKDARTLVVQRDDVYINTSGNAALATGGSGDVLAGIITSLLAQGYAPVSAAIFGVYLHGLTADVAVKEISGQSFIASDIIKYLSKAYNNIVPQV, from the coding sequence ATGAAAATTTTTGGAGCTTCCGAAGTTAGAAAAGCAGACGAAATTACGATACAAAATCAGCAAATAACCTCTACTGATTTAATGGAGCGTGCTGCTACGCAAGTATATTTATGGTTAAAGCAGGAGTTTCCTGATAAAGAAACGCTGTTTCATGTTTTTTGCGGGCAAGGTAATAATGGTGGTGACGGACTGGTAATAGCTAGACTACTGAAACAGGATAATTATAATGTAATGCTCAATATTGTAGAAAGCGCAGGGAAACCATCGGCAGATTTTTTAATAAATTTTGAGCGCGCAAAAGAAGTAGGTATAACTAATAACAATAAAGAAAATGACCAATACACAAAAGGCAAATTAGTTATTATAGATGCTATTTTTGGTATAGGGCTTACCCGTGAACCTGATGAAGCTGTGAAAATGATTATTAATCAAATTAATAATAGCTCGGCGACTGTAGTAGCGGTAGATGTACCTTCGGGAATGTTTTTGGACAAAAAAACCGAAATAGCAGTACAGGTAGATTATGTACTTACTTTTCAGTTTCCTAAACTCGCATTCTATTTATCGGATAATTATAAGTATTCTAAAACTATAAAAATACTAGATATTGGTTTAGATAAAGAGTTTTTAGACACTACTACATCACATTATCATCTTATTGATAGGGCAGAAGCCCTAAAAAGATACAAACCATTATTACCTTATGCACATAAAGGCACACAAGGACATGTGCTGATAATTGGGGGGAGTTATGGTAAAATAGGAGCGGTATGCCTTTCTACTAAAGCAGCGTTAAAAACAGGTTGCGGGCTGGTTACTGCTTATATACCTGAATGCGGATATGAAATAATGCAAAGCTACTTTCCTGAAGCGATGGTGTTGACAGATGGCGAGAGGGAGATAGAAAAAATAGATTATGATATAAAACCAAACGCCATTAGTATTGGTGTGGGAATAGGGCAAAATCCCAAAACACAAAAAGCACTACATAATTTTCTTAAAAAGAATACTATACCGTTAGTAATAGATGCCGATGCGCTCAATATGATTTCGGGGAATAAAGATTGGCTTACATTAATACCACAAAACACAATAGTAACGCCGCACCCGAAAGAACTGGAAAGACTACTAGGGAATTGGGAAGATGATTTTGATAAACTAGAAAAATTGAAGAGTTTTTCTAAAAAGCATAATGTTATTATAGTAGCTAAAGATGCCCGTACTCTTGTGGTACAAAGAGATGATGTTTATATAAATACAAGTGGTAATGCTGCTTTGGCAACAGGGGGGAGCGGCGATGTGTTGGCTGGTATTATTACCTCGCTTTTAGCACAAGGATACGCTCCTGTTTCTGCTGCTATTTTTGGCGTTTATTTGCATGGGTTAACTGCTGATGTAGCTGTTAAAGAAATTAGTGGCCAGTCATTTATAGCATCAGATATTATTAAATATCTCAGTAAAGCATATAATAATATTGTGCCGCAAGTCTAA